The window ACGATGCTGCCCCCAAAGCCATTCTGGCTGCATCGGCTGGCATTGAGGGAAAAAGGATCATCGCCTACAAGCCGCTGATCGACGGCGCGATCGCCCGCGCAGACCACAAACCAGACTTCACGTTGATTTTGCAACGGCCCCAGAGTGAAGCGGAGATGGTTTCCGGTTTTGATTTTGACTGGTCTTTGGAGGAGGCCTCGGCGGCACCCGTGGACTGCACCCCTGTTGGTGGGGCTGATCCTCTCTACATCCTGTATACATCGGGTACGACCGGCCAGCCGAAAGGCGTTGTGCGCCACAACGGTGGCCACATGGTTGCCATGCAGTGGACGATGAAGAACATCTACAACGTCACTGTCGGCGATGTGTTTTGGGCGGCCTCTGATGTCGGCTGGGTCGTTGGCCACAGCTATATCTGTTACGGGCCGCTGCTGGCGGGGTGTACGACTGTTGTGTTTGAGGGCAAGCCGATTGGCACGCCTGATGCGGGTACGTTCTGGCGGGTGATCGAAGATCACGCTGTCAAAGTCCTGTTCACCGCACCAACAGCGCTCCGGGCGATCAAACGCGAAGACCCCGATGCCGAACACGTGGGCAACTATGATCTGAGCGGATTGCAATCGCTGTTTCTTGCGGGTGAACGGGCCGACCCTGACACGATCAAATGGGCACAGAAGCATCTTCAAAAACCGGTGATTGATCACTGGTGGCAGACAGAAACCGGCTGGGCCATCGCGGCCAACCCGCTTGGAATTGAAGAATTGCCCGTCAAGCTTGGATCACCAGCCGTACCTATGCCGGGCTATGAAATTGATATCCTCGACGAAGGTGGCCACCCAGTGGCAGCGGGTGAGCTGGGGGCGATCGCCATTAAATTGCCCCTGCCACCCGGAGCATTGCCGACCCTTTGGAATGCCGAAGACCGTTTCAGGTCCGCCTATCTTCAGACCTTCCCCGGCTACTATGAAACCGGCGATGCAGGCATCAAGGACGAGGAAGGTTACCTCTATATAATGGCGCGCACGGACGATGTGATCAACGTAGCGGGCCATCGGCTGTCAACCGGCGCCATGGAAGAAGTCCTGTCCAACCACCCGGATGTCGCCGAATGTGCGGTCATCGGAATTGGCGATGCCCTGAAGGGCCAGCAGCCACTTGGGCTGGTATGCCTCAACAACGGCATTGACCGTTCCGAGGAAGAGATCGCGAAAGAATGTGTCGCGCTTATCCGCAAAGAGATCGGACCTGTGGCAGCCTTCAAGAGGTGCATCGTGATTGATGCTCTGCCCAAGACACGATCCGGCAAAGTTCTGCGCGGCACCATGGTTGCCATCGCTGACAGCAAACCGTGGAACCTGCCCGCAACAATTGATGATCCTGCAACTCTAGATGCCATTGCCTCGAGAATTGCAGGGATCGGCGAAACCCTCTCCGAGAACCCTGACATTCAAAAGGAAGCTTAACATGGCAAACGACGTAGTTATTCTGGATGGTGTACGCACCGCAATTGGTACTTTTGGCGGCTCGCTTGCGGGCACTGCCCCCTCTGCCCTAGCCGCGGCTGTTGCCAAAGAGGCGATGTTGCGCAGTGAGGTCGACCCTGCCCAAATCCAGCATTCGGTTTTTGGCCATGTGATCAATACCGAACCCCGCGATATGTACATGGGCCGCGCTGCTGCCGTTGATGCGGGTGTGTCCGAGGATGCACCGGGCCTGACCGTAAACCGCCTGTGCGGGTCCGGCGCGCAGGCCATCATTTCTGCGGCGCAACACATCATGCTGGGTGATGTGGATTACGCACTGGCAGGGGGCGCCGAAAACATGTCGCGGTCGCCTCATTCATCGCAAACCATCCGCTGGGGTCAGAAAATGGGCGATATGTCCATGACCGACATGATGATCGGTGCGCTCAGCGATCCCTTCGGTGTGGGACACATGGGCGTCACCGCGGAAAACGTAGCGGATGAGCATGGCATCACACGTGCAGATCAGGACACCTTTGCGGTTGAAAGCCAGCGCCGCGCTTTGGCAGCAATCGAGGCAGGCCGCTTCAAGAGCCAGATTCTTCCTGTTGATGTTAAAGTGCGCCGTGACCTCGTGGCGTTTGACACAGATGAGCACCCAAAAGCCGGCACGACACTAGACACGCTCGGCAAATTGCGTCCCGCGTTCCGCAAAGACGGCTCTGTCACTGCGGGCAATGCCTCCGGTTTGAACGATGGGGCCGCGGCAATGGTTCTTGCCTCTGCGGAAGCGGCTGAAAAAGCGGGACTGAAGCCCCGTGCGCGCATCCTCGGGTATGGCCACGCCGGTGTGCGCCACGAAGTGATGGGTATTGGTCCGATCCCTGCGGTGACGCAGTTGTTGCAAAAGATCGGCATGACTGTCGATCAGTTCGACGTCATTGAGAGCAACGAAGCCTTTGCCGCACAAGCCTGTGCCGTGAACGCGGGTCTTGGCCTTGATACAGCAAAGGTGAACCCGAATGGCGGCGCGATTGCACTGGGTCACCCGATTGGCGCTACCGGCGCAATCATCACAATAAAAGCAATGTATGAGCTGGAACGCATCGGTGGTCGCTATGGCCTGATCACCATGTGCATCGGTGGCGGGCAAGGCATCGCCCTAGCCATTGAAAGCCTCAAGTGAACTTCCTGACCTTACCGTCTTTCGTCCCTGTATGGCGGTAGGGCACCTGTCGCCGTCTGTTGCATCACGCGACTTCGCATCAGACGGCGAATTTTTTAGGTGACCGGCATGTCCGGTCGGACATTGAACGATACGAAAACGGCTCGTCCCGAGCACGGAATTTGATTTGGAGAGACTTATGACCCGGACAGCACTTGTAACAGGCGGAACACGCGGCATCGGAGCCGCTATTTCTAAAAAACTTCAGGACGAAGGTTTCATAGTTGCCGTGAGCTATGCAGGCAACAGCGAAGCTGCCGCCGCATTTAGTCGCGAAACCGGCATCGAAGCCTATAAATGGGATGTTGCGGATTACGACGCAAGCGCCGCCGGCATCGCACAGGTCGAAGCAGACATCGGTCCCATTGATGTGGTGGTCGCAAATGCGGGCATTACCCGCGATGCGCCGTTCCACAAAATGACGCCCGAACAGTGGCATCAGGTCATTGGCACAAATCTGACCGGCGTCTTCAACACGGTCCACCCGATCTGGCCCGGCATGCGCGAACGCAAATTCGGCCGCGTTATCGTCATCAGCTCTGTGAACGGTCAGAAAGGCCAGTTCGCTCAGGTAAACTATGCCGCGACAAAGGCAGGTGATCTGGGCATCGTGAAATCTCTGGCGCAGGAAGGCGCGCGCGCGGGCATAACGGCAAATGCGGTCTGCCCCGGCTATATCGCCACGGAAATGGTCATGGCCGTTCCCGAAAAGGTGCGGGATTCCATCATCGCCCAGATCCCTGCGGGTCGTCTGGGTGAGCCCGAAGAAATCGCACGGTGCGTAGCGTTTCTGGCATCCGATGACGCGCAGTTCATCAACGGATCAACCATATCCGCCAACGGCGCACAGTTCTTTGCGTAAACGCACCTGAATAACGGTCGGGCGCGGTAATGGCGTCCGACCGGACGGGTCTACCGGAGGCCGTAACACCAAGGGATCTTTCGCTATGCAAGACGACGTGACATCTGCCGAAAAGACCGAGATCGCCAAACAGACCGAGCGTCTGGCGCGCTTGACCAATCGCGCTATGATTGCAAGCGCCCAGATGCAGGGCCACGCAGTCGCGCAGGCGTCGGGGGCCGAATATGCGTTGATGGATGCCGGGACCCTTGCCAAGGCCTATGGCACGTTCTGGACCGACATGATGTCTGACCCTTCCAAGTTGATGGATATCCAAAAGACCGTCGGTACTGAAATGATGGCCGCCTGGCAGGCGATGTTCGGGATGGGCTCTGATGAACCGGTCAAGGACAAACGCTTCAAGGATCAAAGCTGGTCCGATGATCCTGTCTCGCGCAGCTACCGCGATGTGTTTCTGGCCTTTGAACGTGCTACAGACGGTTTGCTTGACAGGCTGCCTGATGGCTCCAAAGACCACATGCGCGTCAGTTTTTATACCCGCCAGATGATGAGCGCGATGTCCCCCAGCAACTATCTGGCGACCAACCCCGCCGCGCGTAAAGAGCTAATGCAAACCAAAGGCGAAAGCCTGTTGGCAGGTCTTGAAAACCTGCTGACCGATCTTGAACGCGGCGAGGGACGGCTTGATATCGCGACCAACGACGAGCACGCATTTGAGGTCGGCGTTGACCTTGCCACCACCAAAGGCGAGGTCATTTTCCAGAACGATTTGATGCAGCTGATCCAATATTATCCGACGACCAAAGAGCAACATGCAACACCGATCCTGTTTGTGCCGTCATGGATCAACAAGTTCTACATCCTTGATATGAAACCTGAAAACAGCCTGATCCGGTTCATGCTGGATCAGGGTCACTCCGTTTTTGTAGTGTCATGGGTCAACCCGACACGGGACCATGCGGATAAGGATTTTGCGGATTACATGACCGAAGGTCCGCTGGCCGCACTAGATGTCATCCGCGACATCACCGGTGAGGAAAAAGCGAACGTCCTCGGGTTCTGTATTGGTGGCATTCTGGTGACCGCAATGCTCGCTTATCTGGCGGAGATTGGCGATGATCGGATTGCGTCTGCTACCACGCTTGCCACGATGGTCGACTTTGAAAATGTCGGCGAGATTGGTGTGTTCGTTGACGACGACCGTTTGGAAAGCATGCGCCATCACATGGCCGAAAAAGGCTATCTTGACGCCCATCACCTGCAAGACATGTTCTCTATGTTGCGTGAAAAGGACCTGATTTGGTCCTTTGTGGAGTCGAACTATCTGCGCGGCCAGAAGCCGCGCGCGTTTGACCTGCTGTCGTGGAATTCGGATTCCACACGCCTGCCGTCAGCCATGCTGCTTTGGTATCTCGAAGAGGTGTATCTGCAGAACGGTTTGCGCAAGCCCGATGCGCTTGAACTCAAAGGCGTCAAGATCGACATCACCAAGATCAAAACGCCGTGCTTTATTCTGGCAACGCAACTGGACCACATCGCACCTTGGCGGTCGGTCTATCCCGCTACCGATTTTCTGGGCGGCGAGGTCGAATTTGTCCTTGGCGGTTCCGGCCACATCGCGGGGGTGATTAACCCGCCCACCGAACGCCCCAAATACAACTATTTGACCAGCGCAACTTATCCCGCATCCCCGGATGAGTTCGAAGCGCAGGCCGAGGTGCACGAAGGGTCATGGTGGCCGCACTGGGCGCGGTGGCTGGACGCCCGTGACAGTAAGACGGTTCCAGCGCGCAAGCCCGCAAAAAAGGGGAAATACAAGGCAATAGAAGCCGCCCCCGGTTCATACGTCACAGCCGATTAACTAACTCTTGGAGGAGATACAAAATGTCAGCAGATGCGAAGTTGAAGACATATGCGCCCAGCGCCGAACTGGTCGCGAACGCGCATATTGATGAAGCGAAGTATAATGAGATGTATGCCGCATCGCTTGCAGACCCCGATGAATTCTGGGGTGAGCAAGGCAAGCGGATCGACTGGATCAAGCCCTATACATCCGTCAAAGACGTCGACTTCACCTTGGGCAATGTGCACATCAACTGGTACGCTGATGCGACCCTGAACGTATCGGCAAATTGCATCGACCGGCACCTTGCGACACGCGGCGATCAGACTGCGATCATCTTTGAACCCGACAGCCCGGATGAGGAAGCGCAACACATCACCTATAAGGCGCTGCATGACGCAGTCTGTCGGATGGCGAATGTGCTCAAGGACCAGGGCGTGACCAAGGGCGACCGCGTTGTGATCTATCTGCCGATGATCCCAGAAGCAGCATATGCCATGTTGGCCTGTGCACGGATTGGCGCGATCCACTCCATCGTGTTTGCGGGCTTTTCGCCTGACGCATTGGCAGCGCGGGTCAACGGATCGGACGCAAAGATTGTTATCACGGCGGATTATGCGCCCCGTGGCGGGCGGCAAACACCTTTGAAATCAAACGCAGACGCCGCGTTGTTGCACTGCAAAGACACGGTCAAATGCCTTGTTGTGAAACGCACCGGCGGCCAGACGACCTGGGTTGACGGGCGTGACCTGGACTATAGCGCGCTTGCAGCCGATGCATCTGCGGACTGCCCCCCTGTTGAGGTCAGTGCGGAAGACCCGCTGTTTATTCTCTATACGTCCGGCTCCACGGGTCAGCCGAAAGGTGTTGTGCATACCTCCGGCGGGTATCTGGTTTATGCCGCGATGACGCAGGAGTTGGTGTTCGACTACCACGAAGGTGACGTATACTGGTGTACCGCCGATGTCGGCTGGGTCACAGGCCATAGCTACATCGTCTATGGCCCGCTGGCCAATGGTGCGACGACGCTTATGTTCGAGGGTGTGCCGACTTATCCCGATGCCAGCCGTTTCTGGCAGGTCTGTGAAAAACATAAAGTCGCCCAGTTCTATACTGCCCCGACTGCAATCCGCGCGTTGATGGCCCAAGGGCCAGAGTTTGTCGAGAAATGCGACCTCAGCAGCCTCAAGGTGCTGGGCACCGTGGGCGAGCCGATCAATCCCGAAGCTTGGAATTGGTACAACGATGTCGTCGGCAAAGGAAAGCTGCCCATCGTCGATACATGGTGGCAGACCGAAACCGGCGGTCACCTGCTGACCCCCCTGCCCGGCGCGCATGCGTTGAAACCGGGATCGGCGATGAAGCCGTTCTTTGGCGTCGAGCCGGTTGTGCTAGAGCCAACAACAGGTGAAGAAATCCATGAAACTGCCTGCGAAGGCGTGCTGTGCCTGAAGGGCAGCTGGCCCGGCCAGATGCGCACCATCTGGGGTGATCATGACCGGTTCGAGCAAACGTATTTCTCCGACTACAAGGGGTACTACTTCACAGGTGATGGCTGTCGTCGGGACGAAGATGGCGACTATTGGATAACTGGACGCGTCGATGACGTGATCAACGTATCCGGCCACCGGATGGGTACGGCAGAAGTTGAAAGCGCGCTGGTCGCGCATGCAAAAGTCGCCGAAGCTGCTGTCGTAGGCTACCCCCACGAGATCAAGGGCCAAGGCATCTATTGCTACGTGACCTTGATGAACGGGCAAGAGCCCAGCGATGAGTTGCGCAAGGAATTGCGCACATGGGTTCGCACAGAGATTGGCCCGATCGCAGCGCCTGACCTGATCCAATGGGCACCGGGCCTGCCTAAGACCCGCTCTGGCAAAATCATGCGCCGCATCCTGCGCAAGATTGCGGAGAACGACTTTGGTACACTGGGCGATACGTCAACGCTGGCCGATCCAACCGTGGTGGATGACCTGATTGAAAACAGAATGAACAAGGAGTGAGACATGCGTGACTATAGCAACGTACCGGTTCTTATTTTGCTTGGACCACCAGGTGCAGGCAAAGGAACCCAGGCAAAGGTTCTGGAAGACCAATTCGGTCTGGTTCAGCTATCCACAGGGGATTTGTTGAGACAAGCTGTTGCCGCGGGCACCCCTGCGGGCAAAGCAGCCAAATCCGTGATGGAATCCGGTGGATTGGTGAGCGACGAGATCGTCATCAACATCCTGCGCGACCGGCTTGCCGATCCTGATTGTGCAGCTGGCGTAATCCTCGACGGTTTCCCGCGGACAATCCCGCAGGCCGAAGCCTTGTCAGAGCTTCTGGCATCCTACGGCTCGCAGGTGCATGCAGCCATCAGTCTTGAGGTTCAAGACGATGCGATGGTGGAACGCATTTCGGGCCGTCACACCTGTGACGGCTGTGGCGAAGGGTATCACGAGACGTTCAAGCGCCCTGTTGTGGACGGTACCTGCGATAAATGCGGTGGACAAAAGTTCCGCCGTCGCGCGGATGACAACCCGGAAACGGTGCGCCGACGCCTTGTGGCTTATCACAATGAAACTGCGCCGCTTATTGCGTTTTATGAGAAATCAGGCAC is drawn from Sulfitobacter sp. S223 and contains these coding sequences:
- a CDS encoding propionyl-CoA synthetase — protein: MAGYTETYTKWQNDPTGFWANAATEIDWVKSPEVILDAANPPLTTWFPDAVCNTCYNAVDRHVEAGRGAQIAIIHDSPVTNSTVKITYDTLLDRVSRVAGILTSHGVAKGDRVIIYMPMIPEALIAMLACARIGAVHSVVFGGFSAHELAVRIDDAAPKAILAASAGIEGKRIIAYKPLIDGAIARADHKPDFTLILQRPQSEAEMVSGFDFDWSLEEASAAPVDCTPVGGADPLYILYTSGTTGQPKGVVRHNGGHMVAMQWTMKNIYNVTVGDVFWAASDVGWVVGHSYICYGPLLAGCTTVVFEGKPIGTPDAGTFWRVIEDHAVKVLFTAPTALRAIKREDPDAEHVGNYDLSGLQSLFLAGERADPDTIKWAQKHLQKPVIDHWWQTETGWAIAANPLGIEELPVKLGSPAVPMPGYEIDILDEGGHPVAAGELGAIAIKLPLPPGALPTLWNAEDRFRSAYLQTFPGYYETGDAGIKDEEGYLYIMARTDDVINVAGHRLSTGAMEEVLSNHPDVAECAVIGIGDALKGQQPLGLVCLNNGIDRSEEEIAKECVALIRKEIGPVAAFKRCIVIDALPKTRSGKVLRGTMVAIADSKPWNLPATIDDPATLDAIASRIAGIGETLSENPDIQKEA
- a CDS encoding acetyl-CoA C-acyltransferase family protein, with the translated sequence MANDVVILDGVRTAIGTFGGSLAGTAPSALAAAVAKEAMLRSEVDPAQIQHSVFGHVINTEPRDMYMGRAAAVDAGVSEDAPGLTVNRLCGSGAQAIISAAQHIMLGDVDYALAGGAENMSRSPHSSQTIRWGQKMGDMSMTDMMIGALSDPFGVGHMGVTAENVADEHGITRADQDTFAVESQRRALAAIEAGRFKSQILPVDVKVRRDLVAFDTDEHPKAGTTLDTLGKLRPAFRKDGSVTAGNASGLNDGAAAMVLASAEAAEKAGLKPRARILGYGHAGVRHEVMGIGPIPAVTQLLQKIGMTVDQFDVIESNEAFAAQACAVNAGLGLDTAKVNPNGGAIALGHPIGATGAIITIKAMYELERIGGRYGLITMCIGGGQGIALAIESLK
- the phbB gene encoding acetoacetyl-CoA reductase, which gives rise to MTRTALVTGGTRGIGAAISKKLQDEGFIVAVSYAGNSEAAAAFSRETGIEAYKWDVADYDASAAGIAQVEADIGPIDVVVANAGITRDAPFHKMTPEQWHQVIGTNLTGVFNTVHPIWPGMRERKFGRVIVISSVNGQKGQFAQVNYAATKAGDLGIVKSLAQEGARAGITANAVCPGYIATEMVMAVPEKVRDSIIAQIPAGRLGEPEEIARCVAFLASDDAQFINGSTISANGAQFFA
- the acs gene encoding acetate--CoA ligase, which codes for MSADAKLKTYAPSAELVANAHIDEAKYNEMYAASLADPDEFWGEQGKRIDWIKPYTSVKDVDFTLGNVHINWYADATLNVSANCIDRHLATRGDQTAIIFEPDSPDEEAQHITYKALHDAVCRMANVLKDQGVTKGDRVVIYLPMIPEAAYAMLACARIGAIHSIVFAGFSPDALAARVNGSDAKIVITADYAPRGGRQTPLKSNADAALLHCKDTVKCLVVKRTGGQTTWVDGRDLDYSALAADASADCPPVEVSAEDPLFILYTSGSTGQPKGVVHTSGGYLVYAAMTQELVFDYHEGDVYWCTADVGWVTGHSYIVYGPLANGATTLMFEGVPTYPDASRFWQVCEKHKVAQFYTAPTAIRALMAQGPEFVEKCDLSSLKVLGTVGEPINPEAWNWYNDVVGKGKLPIVDTWWQTETGGHLLTPLPGAHALKPGSAMKPFFGVEPVVLEPTTGEEIHETACEGVLCLKGSWPGQMRTIWGDHDRFEQTYFSDYKGYYFTGDGCRRDEDGDYWITGRVDDVINVSGHRMGTAEVESALVAHAKVAEAAVVGYPHEIKGQGIYCYVTLMNGQEPSDELRKELRTWVRTEIGPIAAPDLIQWAPGLPKTRSGKIMRRILRKIAENDFGTLGDTSTLADPTVVDDLIENRMNKE
- a CDS encoding alpha/beta hydrolase; protein product: MQDDVTSAEKTEIAKQTERLARLTNRAMIASAQMQGHAVAQASGAEYALMDAGTLAKAYGTFWTDMMSDPSKLMDIQKTVGTEMMAAWQAMFGMGSDEPVKDKRFKDQSWSDDPVSRSYRDVFLAFERATDGLLDRLPDGSKDHMRVSFYTRQMMSAMSPSNYLATNPAARKELMQTKGESLLAGLENLLTDLERGEGRLDIATNDEHAFEVGVDLATTKGEVIFQNDLMQLIQYYPTTKEQHATPILFVPSWINKFYILDMKPENSLIRFMLDQGHSVFVVSWVNPTRDHADKDFADYMTEGPLAALDVIRDITGEEKANVLGFCIGGILVTAMLAYLAEIGDDRIASATTLATMVDFENVGEIGVFVDDDRLESMRHHMAEKGYLDAHHLQDMFSMLREKDLIWSFVESNYLRGQKPRAFDLLSWNSDSTRLPSAMLLWYLEEVYLQNGLRKPDALELKGVKIDITKIKTPCFILATQLDHIAPWRSVYPATDFLGGEVEFVLGGSGHIAGVINPPTERPKYNYLTSATYPASPDEFEAQAEVHEGSWWPHWARWLDARDSKTVPARKPAKKGKYKAIEAAPGSYVTAD
- a CDS encoding adenylate kinase yields the protein MRDYSNVPVLILLGPPGAGKGTQAKVLEDQFGLVQLSTGDLLRQAVAAGTPAGKAAKSVMESGGLVSDEIVINILRDRLADPDCAAGVILDGFPRTIPQAEALSELLASYGSQVHAAISLEVQDDAMVERISGRHTCDGCGEGYHETFKRPVVDGTCDKCGGQKFRRRADDNPETVRRRLVAYHNETAPLIAFYEKSGTLQALDAMGDIAAITEALRQIVRPIVVDVRGVHAASKNSKTAQMEETQ